The following are encoded in a window of Bacillus sp. SORGH_AS_0510 genomic DNA:
- the bioB gene encoding biotin synthase BioB — protein MYWFKLAENIIDGYVPTKDEAMNILLVKDEEILSLVNAAYEIRRHYYGKKVKLNLIINAKSGLCPEDCGYCAQSIKAKTEIDRYTLISKQTIVEGAKEANKNKIGTYCIVMSGRKPTNNEVETVINAVQEIKNEVDQIKICACMGLVSEEQAHRLKAAGVDRFNHNINTSANHHENITTTHDYKDRVDTIENIKKAGISPCSGVICGMGETDEDIIDMAFALRELDADSIPVNFLHPIQGTKLENLDELTPLRCLKILALFRFINPTKEIRISGGREFNLRSLQNLGLFIANSIFVGDYLTTQGQCASDDYQLIQDLGFEIEENPFETESQSFSKTIIG, from the coding sequence ATGTATTGGTTTAAGCTTGCTGAAAACATTATTGACGGATATGTTCCAACCAAAGATGAAGCTATGAATATTTTATTGGTAAAAGATGAAGAAATCCTCTCACTTGTTAATGCAGCCTATGAAATCCGCAGACATTATTACGGGAAGAAAGTAAAACTGAATTTAATCATCAATGCAAAAAGTGGATTATGTCCAGAAGACTGTGGCTATTGTGCGCAATCTATTAAAGCGAAAACAGAAATTGACCGATATACACTCATAAGTAAACAAACGATTGTTGAAGGAGCAAAGGAAGCAAATAAGAATAAAATAGGTACATATTGTATTGTAATGAGTGGACGGAAACCTACAAATAATGAAGTGGAAACGGTGATAAATGCTGTTCAGGAAATTAAAAATGAGGTTGATCAAATTAAAATTTGTGCTTGTATGGGATTAGTGAGCGAGGAACAGGCCCATCGATTAAAAGCTGCAGGGGTTGACCGTTTTAACCACAATATTAATACAAGTGCGAATCATCACGAGAATATTACAACGACACACGATTATAAGGACCGAGTAGACACAATTGAAAATATAAAAAAAGCAGGGATTTCGCCGTGTTCCGGTGTCATTTGCGGGATGGGGGAAACTGATGAAGATATCATTGATATGGCATTTGCTTTAAGGGAGCTAGACGCGGATTCAATCCCTGTTAATTTCCTTCATCCGATCCAGGGAACAAAGCTTGAGAATCTAGATGAATTAACTCCTCTTCGCTGCCTGAAGATTTTAGCATTATTTCGTTTTATTAATCCGACGAAGGAGATTCGAATTTCAGGTGGACGTGAATTCAATTTGCGTTCGCTACAGAATCTAGGTTTATTTATTGCGAATTCGATTTTTGTAGGTGATTACTTAACCACTCAGGGACAATGCGCAAGCGACGATTATCAGCTGATTCAAGATCTCGGCTTTGAAATTGAAGAAAACCCATTCGAGACGGAGAGCCAATCCTTTTCTAAAACAATAATAGGTTAA
- a CDS encoding M4 family metallopeptidase codes for MKKRTSLVLALGLTMGTVVPITAAAQTVPYNVTVTKDASQFGKDAKVNWKKGQAVPSFVHGKLSTKAYKDKAAVKQFLKENKSLYKLDSDKDLTLLDVQKDELGRTHYNFVQSVQGVPVDGAKFKVHTDKNGIVTAVNGDVFPEASSYFKGALKAQLSKDAALNQAWKSIKLTKEDTLTNAEAGPMGKKFEDTVEKAELVVYKKANDFYLAYKTNLQFIQPYPANWVVYVDAVNGNVLDSYNAVNDAGTGVGVLGDTKTLNTYYSGGTYYLYDVTKPMSGVIETYTAKNLTRLPGSYSVDADNNFNATSQRADVDAHYYAGVVYDYYKNTFNRNSFDNNGATIRSSVHYSRNYNNAFWNGAQMVYGDGDGTTFRSLSGALDVVGHELTHAVTERTAGLEYQYQSGALNESISDTFGVFMDKGDYLIGEDVYTPNKAGDALRSLSNPSLYGQPENMSGYVNTTSDNGGVHTNSGIPNKAAYLTISSLGTSVAEKIYYRALTVYLTPTSNFSNARAALLAAAADLYGTGSSQYNAVASAWSQVGVY; via the coding sequence ATGAAGAAACGTACATCACTTGTTTTGGCATTGGGATTAACTATGGGGACTGTGGTACCGATTACTGCTGCAGCGCAGACGGTTCCGTACAATGTTACAGTAACGAAGGATGCAAGCCAATTTGGTAAAGATGCTAAAGTAAACTGGAAAAAGGGACAAGCTGTTCCATCCTTCGTTCATGGAAAACTATCTACTAAAGCGTATAAAGACAAAGCTGCAGTAAAGCAATTTTTAAAAGAAAATAAAAGTCTATATAAATTAGACTCCGATAAAGATTTGACATTACTAGATGTTCAAAAGGACGAGCTGGGCAGAACGCATTACAATTTTGTTCAATCCGTACAAGGAGTTCCGGTTGACGGGGCAAAGTTTAAAGTGCATACAGATAAAAATGGAATCGTAACTGCGGTGAATGGAGACGTGTTCCCGGAAGCTTCTTCCTATTTCAAGGGTGCACTGAAAGCTCAGCTTTCTAAGGACGCAGCACTTAACCAGGCTTGGAAATCTATTAAATTAACTAAAGAAGATACACTAACAAACGCAGAAGCAGGTCCAATGGGTAAGAAATTTGAAGATACCGTTGAAAAAGCGGAATTAGTTGTTTATAAAAAAGCAAATGATTTCTATCTTGCTTACAAAACCAATCTTCAATTCATTCAGCCTTACCCTGCAAACTGGGTAGTCTATGTAGATGCTGTGAATGGAAATGTACTAGATTCCTATAATGCAGTTAATGATGCAGGTACAGGGGTTGGCGTTCTTGGTGATACAAAAACACTGAATACCTATTATTCAGGTGGTACTTACTATTTATACGATGTAACTAAGCCTATGTCAGGTGTCATTGAAACATATACTGCGAAGAATTTAACACGTTTACCTGGTAGTTATTCTGTTGATGCAGATAATAATTTTAACGCAACATCACAACGTGCAGACGTGGATGCGCACTATTATGCAGGTGTTGTTTACGATTATTATAAAAATACGTTTAATCGTAACAGCTTTGATAACAATGGGGCAACCATTCGTTCAAGTGTTCACTACAGCAGAAATTATAATAATGCCTTCTGGAATGGAGCGCAAATGGTTTATGGTGACGGTGATGGGACAACCTTTAGATCATTGTCAGGTGCATTAGATGTCGTAGGACATGAGTTAACACATGCGGTAACAGAAAGAACCGCAGGTCTAGAATATCAATATCAATCTGGAGCATTGAATGAGTCCATTTCCGATACATTTGGAGTATTCATGGACAAAGGGGATTATTTAATCGGTGAGGATGTATACACACCAAATAAAGCAGGCGATGCCCTTCGAAGCCTATCGAATCCTAGCCTTTATGGACAGCCTGAGAATATGAGCGGTTACGTTAACACTACTTCTGATAACGGAGGCGTTCATACAAATAGTGGGATTCCAAACAAAGCGGCTTACTTAACCATTTCAAGCCTTGGTACTTCTGTTGCAGAAAAAATTTATTACCGCGCACTTACTGTGTATCTCACTCCAACGAGTAACTTTAGCAATGCCCGTGCTGCTCTTCTTGCAGCAGCAGCTGATTTATATGGTACAGGCAGTTCACAATATAATGCCGTTGCCTCTGCTTGGTCACAAGTAGGCGTTTACTAA
- a CDS encoding DUF3231 family protein, producing MSFMSHSIPEEIEDIEMEDKTRIRLTAGEMSGLWAQYLNDTIIICINKFFLEKVEDEEVRPIIEFVLNSAKGNIAIMEDIFTKESFPIPIGFTDQDVDPKAPKLFSDTFVLMFLRHMSILAMAASSAALGVATRPDMVEFHKRVLKIGVQLQDFTRDLMLKQGTYIRPPYLSVPDKVDFVKRQHFLAGFLGHKRPLTSVEITHLFLNVQTNAIGKTLITGYAQIAQSKEVKQYCLRGMEIAQKHVDIFSGFLRKEDLPIPMSWDSALTDTTVPVFSDKLIMFNVAGMIAAGVGNYGMAMAASPRRDVGMKYASLIPEIALYAEDGANIMIKHGWMEEPPQADDRGILIKGK from the coding sequence ATGAGTTTCATGAGTCATTCTATTCCAGAAGAAATTGAGGATATTGAAATGGAAGATAAAACAAGGATTCGACTGACTGCTGGGGAAATGTCTGGACTATGGGCACAATATTTGAACGATACAATTATCATCTGTATAAACAAATTTTTTTTAGAAAAAGTTGAGGACGAGGAAGTTCGTCCAATCATTGAATTTGTTTTAAACTCTGCTAAAGGGAATATTGCTATAATGGAGGACATCTTTACTAAAGAATCCTTTCCTATACCCATTGGATTTACAGATCAAGATGTTGACCCCAAAGCACCAAAGCTTTTTTCAGATACTTTTGTGCTTATGTTTTTAAGACATATGTCCATCCTTGCAATGGCGGCCAGCAGTGCGGCTCTAGGAGTCGCTACACGTCCAGATATGGTAGAGTTTCATAAAAGGGTCTTAAAGATAGGGGTTCAGCTTCAGGATTTCACTAGGGATTTAATGTTAAAGCAAGGAACCTATATTCGACCGCCATACCTATCTGTCCCTGATAAAGTGGACTTTGTAAAACGACAGCATTTTTTAGCAGGATTTTTGGGACATAAGAGACCCTTAACATCAGTGGAAATTACTCATTTGTTTTTAAATGTCCAAACGAACGCTATTGGAAAAACTTTAATCACAGGTTATGCACAGATTGCACAAAGTAAAGAAGTAAAGCAATATTGTTTACGAGGAATGGAAATTGCGCAGAAACACGTAGATATTTTCAGTGGTTTCTTAAGGAAAGAGGATTTACCAATACCGATGAGCTGGGATTCTGCCTTAACAGATACAACTGTTCCTGTCTTTTCAGATAAGTTGATTATGTTCAATGTGGCTGGGATGATCGCTGCAGGGGTGGGGAATTACGGAATGGCTATGGCCGCAAGTCCTAGGAGAGATGTAGGAATGAAGTATGCATCGTTAATACCGGAAATTGCTCTTTATGCAGAGGACGGGGCTAATATAATGATTAAGCATGGCTGGATGGAAGAACCTCCGCAGGCTGATGACCGTGGCATATTAATTAAAGGAAAGTAG
- a CDS encoding phospholipase, producing the protein MENRRSRSPFSFCLFRGYRWCGPGCSGPGEPINDVDACCKHHDRCLSSGKSRCQCDREFMDCLHDKRNGKTDKGRKAALMYDFMKVRTSFTCGSNRSEQKGRPFF; encoded by the coding sequence TTGGAAAATAGAAGAAGTAGAAGTCCATTTTCTTTTTGTCTCTTCCGAGGATATAGATGGTGTGGACCTGGCTGCAGTGGTCCTGGTGAACCGATTAATGATGTAGACGCCTGCTGCAAGCACCATGATCGCTGCCTAAGCAGTGGAAAATCTCGTTGTCAATGTGATCGTGAATTTATGGATTGTCTTCATGACAAAAGAAATGGGAAGACCGATAAAGGGAGAAAAGCGGCTCTTATGTACGATTTTATGAAGGTAAGGACATCGTTCACATGCGGCTCGAATCGTTCAGAACAAAAAGGTAGACCATTTTTCTAA
- a CDS encoding GGDEF domain-containing protein encodes MSKQYESLADLKRSVYLWVIPCILIALILNTIMQNVDGSDKLSFVINNTMTIWFAVSWVLVYKKQFVRFSELSNLVLVSIYHVTTFFDMIYNYMLKIGGSLGDFIVWMPIIIMFIFLTLGIRRGLYYSIGIYLITLLSGIVVINKLSAESIDSLLQFYFANLVYIIVLFYAQHMFRAYAKMELLKKYAYLDSLTGVANRHQIDEWLDQKLSDSREMHTSFSIIFFDIDYFKRVNDLFGHKIGDSVLVELAGLIQEHLALRDRLGRWGGEEFIVLSDVTWNNAIAFADYLREKVERHEFKEVGRLTASFGVADSRLEDTIDSLLNRADEGLYQSKNTGKNKVSIIN; translated from the coding sequence GTGTCAAAACAGTATGAATCACTTGCCGATCTTAAGAGAAGCGTATATCTGTGGGTCATTCCATGCATTTTGATTGCGCTCATTTTAAATACTATTATGCAAAACGTTGATGGTTCGGACAAACTTAGTTTTGTTATTAATAATACAATGACAATTTGGTTTGCAGTAAGCTGGGTTCTAGTATATAAAAAACAGTTTGTTCGGTTTAGTGAGTTATCTAATCTAGTGTTAGTTAGTATTTATCATGTAACGACTTTTTTCGATATGATTTATAATTATATGTTGAAAATTGGCGGTTCTTTAGGCGATTTTATTGTCTGGATGCCAATTATCATTATGTTTATCTTTTTAACGCTAGGGATTAGGAGAGGCCTGTACTATTCTATAGGAATTTACCTAATTACCTTATTAAGTGGAATCGTGGTTATCAACAAACTTTCGGCTGAATCCATTGATTCCCTTTTGCAATTCTACTTTGCCAACTTGGTTTACATCATTGTCCTTTTTTATGCGCAGCATATGTTTAGGGCCTATGCAAAGATGGAATTGCTAAAAAAATATGCCTATTTAGATTCATTAACAGGTGTTGCCAACCGCCATCAAATTGATGAGTGGTTGGATCAAAAGCTGAGTGATTCGAGGGAAATGCATACGTCCTTTTCAATTATATTTTTCGATATTGACTATTTTAAAAGGGTTAATGATCTGTTCGGTCATAAAATTGGCGACTCTGTTTTAGTTGAGTTAGCTGGATTGATCCAAGAACATCTTGCTTTACGTGACCGATTGGGCCGTTGGGGAGGAGAAGAATTTATTGTGCTCTCTGATGTGACATGGAACAATGCGATTGCCTTTGCAGACTACCTAAGGGAAAAAGTAGAGAGGCACGAGTTTAAAGAAGTTGGTCGATTAACAGCAAGCTTTGGGGTGGCGGATTCTCGATTGGAGGATACCATCGATTCGTTATTAAACCGTGCGGACGAGGGCTTATACCAATCCAAGAATACGGGGAAAAATAAAGTGAGTATAATAAATTAA
- a CDS encoding alpha/beta hydrolase, producing the protein MMLEKFQVYMSPFQQERMVRIYLPENYNSETKRYPVLYMHDGQNVFEDEGAIKGVSLGMKDYLDQSGLPIIVVGIDLNTEGEGRIDEYCPWAHGEISKEILGYTSSSGGRGGEYLDFIVKELKPLIDSKYRTLVDQTSMAGISLGAQISTYAACKYPHIFKRIAAISPGFYRNQEDIENLLKESDLSAIEKFYMDIGTKELGDDEKMTQVFLDLTDRVYAILKDKVENLHFQLIEEGQHNYTSFRKRVPDFLSYLFSN; encoded by the coding sequence ATGATGTTAGAAAAATTCCAAGTATACATGTCCCCATTTCAACAAGAAAGAATGGTAAGAATATATCTTCCGGAAAACTATAATTCAGAAACCAAGAGATATCCTGTATTATATATGCACGATGGCCAGAATGTTTTTGAAGATGAAGGAGCCATTAAAGGGGTATCTTTAGGTATGAAGGATTACTTAGATCAAAGTGGCTTACCGATTATCGTTGTTGGAATTGACCTCAATACCGAAGGAGAAGGACGGATTGACGAGTACTGCCCATGGGCACATGGTGAAATCAGCAAAGAAATATTAGGTTATACCAGTTCGTCTGGTGGTAGAGGTGGCGAGTATCTGGATTTCATAGTAAAAGAGCTTAAGCCACTAATTGACAGTAAATATAGAACTCTTGTGGATCAGACCTCAATGGCTGGGATTTCTTTAGGTGCCCAAATATCCACTTATGCGGCCTGTAAGTATCCACATATTTTTAAAAGAATAGCAGCTATTTCCCCAGGATTTTATAGAAACCAGGAAGATATTGAAAATCTATTAAAGGAATCCGATTTATCCGCTATTGAAAAATTCTACATGGACATTGGGACAAAAGAATTGGGCGATGACGAAAAGATGACTCAGGTTTTCCTTGATTTAACAGACCGCGTGTATGCGATTTTAAAAGATAAGGTAGAAAACCTTCACTTTCAATTAATTGAAGAAGGTCAGCATAACTATACTTCCTTTAGGAAAAGAGTACCTGATTTTCTTTCCTATTTATTTTCAAATTGA
- a CDS encoding DUF2269 family protein produces MITLYKVIVFIHIFSAILGMGPGFILTTVVKSGKNMTELRHSYRLRHKLHIFVMVGGTLLLITGIAMGLLNPSLFRMGWYVTSLILFLAALAIGPLVLSPRSRPVKALLKSHKGEVIPEEYWRLAKVLFRYEYLENLIFIIIIALMILKPF; encoded by the coding sequence GTGATTACTCTTTACAAAGTAATTGTGTTCATTCATATCTTTTCAGCTATTTTGGGAATGGGACCTGGATTTATTTTAACGACTGTTGTAAAATCGGGGAAAAACATGACTGAATTAAGGCATTCATATAGGCTTAGACATAAGCTTCATATTTTTGTAATGGTTGGCGGTACCCTTCTACTCATTACAGGTATAGCGATGGGACTATTAAATCCAAGCTTGTTCCGGATGGGCTGGTATGTAACGAGCCTTATTCTCTTTTTGGCAGCACTTGCGATTGGACCGCTTGTCCTGTCACCAAGGTCAAGACCCGTGAAGGCGTTATTAAAATCACATAAAGGGGAAGTTATACCTGAAGAATATTGGCGGTTAGCTAAGGTTCTTTTTCGATATGAATACCTTGAGAATCTAATATTTATTATTATCATAGCTTTAATGATACTAAAACCATTTTAA
- a CDS encoding GNAT family N-acetyltransferase: MLKSESIYIRPFITSDAAALLELQLANRDFFQKFSMERDDDFYTLEAQFERIPQYQELSQNDQSYNFGIFTYDDTLIGTINLFHVMRGSLQSAFIGYFLDKNHNGRGYTTEAAKLIVDYGFNDLHLHRIEAGVMPHNIGSIRVLEKAGFHKEGIALKNVKINGKWEDHQVLAIINPRD; the protein is encoded by the coding sequence ATGTTAAAAAGTGAATCTATCTATATTAGACCTTTTATTACGAGTGATGCAGCCGCTTTGCTTGAACTACAGCTTGCAAATCGCGATTTTTTTCAAAAGTTTTCTATGGAAAGAGATGATGATTTCTATACACTTGAGGCGCAGTTTGAGAGAATTCCTCAATACCAAGAACTTAGTCAAAATGACCAGTCCTATAACTTCGGAATTTTTACTTATGATGATACTTTAATTGGAACGATCAATCTATTTCATGTCATGAGAGGCTCGCTTCAAAGTGCATTTATTGGTTATTTTTTAGATAAAAATCATAATGGAAGAGGATATACAACAGAAGCGGCTAAGCTGATCGTCGATTATGGTTTCAACGATTTGCATTTACATAGAATCGAGGCAGGAGTTATGCCTCATAATATCGGGTCAATCCGCGTGCTAGAGAAGGCAGGTTTTCATAAGGAAGGTATTGCTTTGAAAAATGTGAAAATCAATGGCAAATGGGAAGACCATCAGGTGCTGGCAATTATTAATCCCCGTGATTAA
- a CDS encoding GNAT family N-acetyltransferase: MQIRLLTPADAERYWALRLEALKENPEAFLTSYEDAVKRENPVEQVARNFTSEGNYTFGAFEGEELMGVVTLLQERAEKVEHRANIFAMYVTPRKQRSGVGEALLKEAINKAKTIEVIEKINLSVTASNEKAKRLYSKLGFTTFGLEEKALKVNGEYFNDEHMVLHLK; encoded by the coding sequence ATGCAAATCAGACTATTAACTCCTGCGGATGCAGAACGGTATTGGGCACTGAGATTAGAAGCATTAAAGGAAAATCCAGAGGCCTTTTTAACAAGCTATGAAGATGCGGTTAAACGAGAAAATCCAGTTGAACAAGTAGCCCGCAATTTCACATCAGAAGGTAATTATACGTTTGGCGCTTTTGAAGGAGAAGAGTTAATGGGCGTTGTCACGTTGCTCCAGGAAAGAGCGGAAAAAGTCGAGCATAGGGCTAATATTTTTGCCATGTATGTCACTCCAAGAAAACAGCGTTCAGGAGTGGGGGAGGCCTTGCTTAAAGAAGCGATCAACAAGGCAAAAACAATAGAGGTAATCGAAAAAATCAACCTATCTGTCACCGCAAGTAATGAAAAAGCGAAGAGACTCTATTCCAAATTAGGATTTACGACGTTTGGATTGGAAGAAAAGGCTTTAAAAGTAAATGGTGAATATTTTAACGATGAACATATGGTTTTACATTTAAAATAG
- a CDS encoding GNAT family N-acetyltransferase, translated as MNIREAGGTDAENLVALIKQVENESEFMLMEPDERQVTPEQLRNRITSSKKSGNSTLFVAEVENRLIGYMFAMGGTARRNQHAVYIVIGILKDYRGKGVGTLLFKNLEEWASERNIRRLELTAVTRNIAGVALYQKMGFKVEGTKKDSLLIAGEYVDEYYMAKILGEGNGKCKSDY; from the coding sequence ATGAATATCAGAGAAGCAGGAGGTACTGATGCAGAAAACTTGGTAGCGCTGATTAAGCAGGTTGAAAATGAATCTGAGTTTATGCTGATGGAGCCAGATGAACGACAGGTTACACCTGAACAACTCAGAAATAGAATCACTTCTTCCAAAAAAAGCGGGAACTCTACTCTCTTTGTAGCAGAAGTGGAAAACCGATTAATAGGCTACATGTTTGCTATGGGAGGTACAGCAAGAAGAAATCAGCATGCTGTGTATATTGTAATTGGTATTTTAAAAGATTATAGAGGAAAAGGTGTAGGGACGTTGCTATTTAAGAATCTCGAAGAATGGGCAAGTGAACGAAACATTCGTCGATTAGAGCTAACAGCCGTTACCCGTAATATAGCCGGTGTGGCTCTGTATCAGAAAATGGGCTTTAAAGTGGAAGGTACAAAAAAGGATTCCTTACTTATAGCTGGAGAATATGTCGATGAATATTATATGGCAAAAATTTTGGGAGAGGGGAATGGAAAATGCAAATCAGACTATTAA
- a CDS encoding YnfA family protein, with the protein MFKAAILFILAGLAEIGGGYLIWLWLREGKPLSWGLLGGITLVLYGIIATFQAFPSFGRVYAAYGGVFILLSVLWGWLVDKKTPDLYDWLGAAICLLGASIILWAPRH; encoded by the coding sequence ATGTTTAAAGCAGCGATTTTATTTATACTTGCAGGATTAGCAGAAATAGGCGGGGGTTACCTTATTTGGTTATGGTTAAGAGAAGGAAAGCCACTCTCGTGGGGACTCCTCGGTGGTATTACTCTTGTGCTCTATGGAATCATAGCCACTTTTCAAGCGTTTCCTTCGTTTGGCAGAGTATATGCCGCATATGGTGGTGTCTTTATCTTGTTATCGGTGTTATGGGGATGGCTAGTAGATAAAAAGACACCAGATCTGTATGACTGGCTCGGAGCAGCAATCTGTTTACTGGGTGCTTCAATTATTCTTTGGGCGCCAAGACATTAA
- a CDS encoding GNAT family N-acetyltransferase, whose product MFIRLVPNDDLLTTEESFVSDEVQYNLIHRISEGSDALGIKTPDNKMILAQSPGHNAWLWLSKETPPEEQRALINNLVDYLNSDQLPGVSGDPQTAEMFAEAFSKKRGIGYQTDMTMESYHCPKVLKPVNVSGEIQKAALEDIETVEAYLAGFLKDAFGTSVEVGTQMSKAQTMIGTGNLYLWFVDGKPVSMANISHRSPRHARINAVFTPVEHRKNGYASALVRELCVIIHSEGLIPMLYADIINPDSNKVYKNIGFIESGKIAEIKFVR is encoded by the coding sequence ATGTTTATTAGACTTGTTCCTAATGATGATTTATTAACTACTGAGGAATCTTTTGTAAGTGATGAAGTCCAATATAATCTAATTCACCGGATCAGTGAAGGCAGTGATGCATTAGGGATTAAGACACCTGATAATAAGATGATTTTGGCGCAATCGCCTGGCCATAATGCCTGGTTGTGGTTATCTAAGGAGACTCCACCAGAGGAACAAAGAGCTTTGATTAATAATCTAGTAGACTATTTAAATAGTGATCAGCTTCCTGGAGTATCTGGAGATCCTCAGACTGCGGAAATGTTTGCGGAAGCTTTTTCAAAAAAACGGGGTATTGGCTACCAAACAGATATGACCATGGAATCATACCATTGTCCAAAGGTGTTAAAACCGGTAAATGTATCAGGAGAAATTCAGAAAGCCGCATTAGAAGACATAGAAACCGTAGAGGCGTATCTTGCAGGGTTTTTAAAGGATGCGTTTGGTACTTCTGTAGAGGTAGGTACTCAGATGTCAAAGGCACAAACAATGATTGGAACTGGAAACTTATATCTTTGGTTTGTTGATGGTAAGCCGGTATCAATGGCGAACATATCACATCGCTCTCCTAGGCATGCCCGAATTAATGCTGTTTTTACTCCAGTTGAGCATCGGAAAAATGGCTATGCAAGTGCGTTAGTAAGGGAATTGTGTGTGATTATCCATTCAGAGGGGCTTATACCGATGCTGTATGCGGATATCATTAATCCTGATTCCAATAAGGTGTACAAAAATATTGGTTTTATAGAAAGTGGTAAAATAGCAGAAATTAAATTTGTAAGATAG
- the istA gene encoding IS21 family transposase, translating into MYVQLDITTNFEINSLTDLPKLKLLMENLNMKINKSKLARELNVDRRTVDKYINGYVPQKKRDRESKIDDYYGVIKLLLSRESKQRFFYKRVLWQYLKDNHGLECSQSTFRAYIARKPEFQAYFSEGKRTETVHSVIRYETLPGEQAQIDWKENIRYITKDGEILYVNVAVFLLSHSRFRTFHLTISKSQSVLMSFLTESFEAIGGVPKNLVTDNMKTVMDEPRTEYSKGVVNERFGQFEKDFGFKVRPCIAGRPRTKGKVESPMKLIDEIHAYQGKFDYEELHAFVQSLCERINHSYHQGTGKIPILAIEQEKNLLLPLPRKQIRDSYKIHHKLVQVNSACMITYKSNQYSVPAEYKGKTVGLQVYDNQIHIYYNTELIAKHEVSEIKLNYKKEHYVEALSRGLPHFPDIDELAKNNLRAIDEVYKNE; encoded by the coding sequence ATGTATGTTCAACTAGATATTACAACAAATTTTGAAATCAACAGTCTTACAGACTTACCAAAACTTAAACTTCTTATGGAGAATTTAAATATGAAAATTAACAAGAGTAAATTAGCTAGAGAATTAAATGTAGATCGGAGGACAGTTGATAAATATATTAATGGATATGTGCCTCAAAAGAAACGAGATAGAGAATCTAAGATAGATGATTATTACGGAGTAATAAAGCTACTGCTTTCCCGAGAGTCTAAGCAGAGATTTTTTTATAAACGTGTTCTATGGCAGTATTTAAAAGATAATCATGGACTGGAATGTTCCCAGTCAACATTTCGAGCTTATATAGCTCGTAAACCAGAGTTTCAAGCATACTTTAGTGAGGGGAAACGTACAGAAACTGTTCACTCCGTAATTCGTTATGAAACCCTTCCGGGTGAACAAGCTCAAATAGATTGGAAGGAGAATATCCGGTATATAACGAAAGATGGAGAAATTCTTTATGTAAATGTGGCTGTTTTTCTTTTGTCCCATTCCCGTTTTAGAACCTTTCATTTAACAATATCAAAGTCACAAAGCGTATTGATGTCCTTTCTGACAGAAAGCTTTGAAGCCATTGGGGGAGTGCCTAAAAACCTTGTGACGGATAATATGAAAACAGTAATGGATGAACCACGAACCGAGTATTCAAAGGGAGTAGTGAATGAACGCTTTGGTCAATTTGAAAAGGATTTTGGGTTTAAAGTAAGGCCTTGTATTGCAGGACGACCAAGGACGAAGGGGAAAGTTGAAAGTCCTATGAAATTGATAGACGAGATTCATGCCTATCAGGGAAAATTTGATTATGAGGAGCTTCATGCGTTTGTGCAGAGCCTTTGTGAACGGATTAACCACAGTTACCATCAGGGTACAGGGAAAATACCTATTTTGGCCATTGAACAAGAAAAAAATCTCTTATTGCCCCTACCAAGAAAGCAAATAAGAGATTCTTATAAGATCCACCATAAACTTGTACAGGTCAATTCCGCTTGCATGATTACTTATAAATCAAACCAGTATTCAGTTCCAGCTGAATACAAAGGGAAAACCGTTGGTTTACAAGTATATGATAATCAAATCCATATTTATTATAACACGGAGTTAATCGCGAAACACGAGGTCAGTGAAATCAAACTCAACTATAAAAAAGAACACTACGTTGAGGCACTCTCAAGAGGGCTTCCGCACTTTCCGGATATTGATGAGCTGGCTAAAAATAACTTACGAGCGATTGATGAGGTGTATAAAAATGAATAG